A single region of the Vanessa atalanta chromosome Z, ilVanAtal1.2, whole genome shotgun sequence genome encodes:
- the LOC125076140 gene encoding uncharacterized protein LOC125076140 gives MELIRWWWSLATLVVVLSFAAAGEDVWEREGEHDLLVRNARGAKNRETCRYVRGAWSECDPKTNIRSRTLTLKKGDPTSCERAKTIQKKCKKACRYEKSSWSECSPNGEMSRTDMLKANSDPTCDQSRRITKKCNKNKQIKATKDKGRRNRQ, from the exons ATGGAG CTTATACGCTGGTGGTGGTCGCTGGCTACCCTGGTGGTGGTGTTATCGTTTGCCGCGGCCGGAGAGGACGTGTGGGAGCGAGAGGGCGAACACGACCTGCTCGTGCGCAACGCAAGGGGCGCTAAAAATAGAG AGACCTGTCGCTACGTGCGAGGCGCTTGGTCCGAGTGCGACCCGAAAACTAACATCCGATCCAGGACCCTCACTCTGAAGAAAGGCGACCCCACCAGCTGCGAACGCGCCAAgaccatacaaaaaaaatgtaaaaaag CCTGTCGTTACGAAAAGTCGTCCTGGAGCGAGTGCAGTCCTAACGGTGAAATGTCGCGGACGGACATGCTGAAGGCCAACAGCGACCCCACGTGCGATCAGAGCCGGCGCATCACCaagaaatgcaataaaaataagcagATCAAAGCGACTAAAGACAAGG GTCGCAGAAATCGTCAGtaa